The window ATTGGAACAATGTTTGTGAGTAGTGTTTAAAGAGTAGGCTGTGTGAATTTGACTGTTAAATAGGTTGTGTGGGTAAGATGCAAACAAACTGCCCTTTTGGGgattaataaaatgaattgaatctagatgtaaatataaatattaagtCTTTCAATACTTTGAGGTGTAGCCTACAGATTTTATCTTAGGGATACGAATGCACTGACACGGACTGAATACTCTGTCCCAAGTAAACGTCTGTATTTCTTCTCTATGAAGGTCAAACTTGCGTGGATGAGAGTAGGTTTAAAGAACAGGCGGCATTCGTCGGGCATCCATATCAGCTACAGTGCCCTCTGAAGATTGTTCAGAGCACATCTCAAACACAGCTAACGTGGCAAAAGGACTGCGTGCAGCTCCCTACAAATGAGAGCAAAATCTACCTGGACTTTAACAGCCTAAGTTTGGAAGACCAAGGAAATTACACCTGTAAGCAACAGAGCAACAGCACGGTCACATTTACTGTGCGTCTCCTAGTTAAAGGTAAAGTAATGTTTCAGTGTGCTAGAGTAATGAAGTTATTTCGAAATCAATGAGCTGCTGTAGAGTTTGTGTGTGGATTTGAAGGGGTTAATTGAATGGATACACCTGCAAACAGGCATTTTGTTTCAGCATGCCTTCTAGTAACAGGCTCAGGTGCTACCTGGCATGAAGGCCTCTATTGTCTGGAGATCTTGCAGTGAACATGGATAACAGCTGTGTGTCTTTACACAGAGTCTCAGTGCTCCAAGGTTCCAGAATTTAAACCTAACGGGGGTTCGACAACACTCTGGGAAAATGTGGGATCCAGTGTGAAACTGAactgctctgctctcctcttCTGGGACCCAGCAGAGAAGCAATGTGACACCACGTTGCAGTGGAGTAAAGATGGTCATCCCCTCAATAACCACACACTTTACTCGCTGAACACATCATCATGGTGATTTGAAGCCGTTGAATATTAGCTTGGCGACAGTTAATAATGTACCTGTGTTTAGGCCTGTGCTTAATTTTCTTTCTAACTATATCAGGTCTCCCGGTGCCAACCAGCTGATGGTAAATAGCTTCCTGGTGATCACCCTCAGAGAGCTGGAAGATTTTGGGCTGTACAGCTGCACAGTGAGGAACATTTCTGCTGACTTCAGTCTGAAGAATctaggtaaaaataaaaaaacaaacaagtttcTCAAATAGAAGTTGAGGCTATTCAGGATACATATTGGGTCtattttcaatatttaaacacaTTCTTTAAATACTAACTATTTAACGGAGAAATTCCATGTACTCAGCTATGggtagtttgttttcttttaaataggGTTCTTTGAAGTTTTGATCCACAGTCAGTGGGTTACTTCCAGTGGATGGCATTAGGCTTTGCATGTACTGCTCTGGACACAGTCGGCAGCTAAAAGAAGTTagtttattaataattttaataatattattaatttttGATAATGGTTAGTTCAGGTCTAGACTGATGCTTTAAAGCACTATAGTCATATATTACGTGAGCAGtaactacttttttttacatggtAAGAATACACTAAAGTAAAACGAGgtagggatagctcagtaggtagagtggttcCATGAttggaaggtcgggggttcgaatccactgaacggctaccctgaggtacccctgagcaagataccgtccctacacactgctccctgggCGCACAATGGCTGTCCAttgggtgaatgggttaaatgcagagaggaatttccccatgGGGTTCAATAAATTATAcattgttattaaaaaaaacaaacaaagactaGGAAAGAAActatttttgtgcagttttggtCAGACATTCACATATACTCTATAAATATAATGGtaattttgtgcttttaattCTTTgagctgttctttttccagggtggaataaTTATATATCATACATGTTTAATGacttaaattgaaaaaaatgtgcatttttttatCTTGGATTTTCCCTCCAAAAGTTTACTTGCAGTAtcaaatatactgtatattaaaaATTGTGCCACAATATATGTTGTATAATATAAAAGCTTTTAATTGGAGTATTACTTTTATATTCTCCATTGATTTTCCTTTTGCTTCTGGTATATATGTTCAGGCAGCCCCAGCCACACAggtgctgtgattgcagccgtCATCCTCCTCCTGTTCCTGGCTTTAGCTGCTGTCATTTACTCGAGGTGCCACCTGAACATCAAACTCTGGTACAAGAACTCGTATGGAGACTATGAACTCAATGGTGAGACCTCTCTTGAATTTAAATTAAGTTGCTGCACTGATATTTTTGTATTAACAACACCTGGATGTTTGTGTCTGAACCTTTTCAGATGGGAAATTATATGATGCCTATATCTCATATGTGAATAATGACTATGACAGGAAGTTTGTCAACTTCGTACTC is drawn from Pelmatolapia mariae isolate MD_Pm_ZW linkage group LG7, Pm_UMD_F_2, whole genome shotgun sequence and contains these coding sequences:
- the sigirr gene encoding single Ig IL-1-related receptor; this encodes MAVILVAFTLMCSGLWDRGLLAVGQTCVDESRFKEQAAFVGHPYQLQCPLKIVQSTSQTQLTWQKDCVQLPTNESKIYLDFNSLSLEDQGNYTCKQQSNSTVTFTVRLLVKESQCSKVPEFKPNGGSTTLWENVGSSVKLNCSALLFWDPAEKQCDTTLQWSKDGHPLNNHTLYSLNTSSWSPGANQLMVNSFLVITLRELEDFGLYSCTVRNISADFSLKNLGSPSHTGAVIAAVILLLFLALAAVIYSRCHLNIKLWYKNSYGDYELNDGKLYDAYISYVNNDYDRKFVNFVLKPHLENINGYKVHLNDNDILPGADPSAELLMNMSRSRRLIVLLSYAYLEQDWCSSNFRQGLLHLLELCQQPIFILLDGQYKRMRPEVKQQLSEHQHCLTILTWRHNSVTPSSVFWKELALAMPRSVVFHKESAGDPQTLLEDDKDPMLTLQPDYLDCRSDTDPAGDLGLRLPVYKALACKAPVLPAATSSAAEPKPSDIDISDLGSRNYAARSDFYCLVAEDI